A window of Podarcis muralis chromosome 10, rPodMur119.hap1.1, whole genome shotgun sequence genomic DNA:
CAGGAGGTTCTCGTTCTGGGGAATAACGCAAACCCTGTAATCGGTCCCTGGTTGCAGATGGTGAAGTTCAATCTCAGTTAAAGGTCCAATCACTCGCAGTATGTGCTGATCCACAGAAGACGTGTAGCGCACTTCAAACTGGTCATGATCCCCAGAGAAAGACCAAGTAACCACCAGGGCAGTGTGGTCTTTGGTTCTTGTGTGAATGCTACTAATATGGTCAGAGAGGCAAGGGTCATATTTCTCCAGCATGTAATGGGTCTCATGAGTGGTTGGTCTTGAAGTGGGATTATTTTGTGTAGTTGTTCCTGCGACAGAGAACATCCTACTGGTAACAAAAGTAGTGAAAACAGTGATTGGAAGGGTCATAGCAGCTTGTAGCAAAAGTCGTTCACCGGGTAGAGTAGCTATCGCAGGCATGGCATTTGTAGAGGAGCTGGTGGTGGCTGAATCAGTCTGAAAAGGCGGACAAGTCAATTTCTGTAACTGGAGGGGAAAAGAAGGCAAGAGAGAAGTCATCTTCCAGTATCAACTATAATGTGTGTCACACTTGCCCTCTCCTTTATAATGTCTAAATGAAGGCTCTTCGTTTTAGTACATGACAACTAAGTGCAACGTACAGAATGTTACAGCTTCCTAAGAAAGCTCTTATGACTTCAGAGTTGAATTTAGCATTGCCACTACTTCCTTCAGTGACCCATTTTGCTGCAGAGAATGCTTAAAGAGAAATGAATGTGGTTGGATGACAACATTGCCTGTGATGTACACACTCATTTATTCTGCCCCATTGTTGTCTGCCTCTAGCTAACAGGCTTTGCATATTCTTGAAGCATTATAAAAACCTACAAAACCTGTTTGCCAGAGACTAGTGGACACACCCCAAGCAAGTTACCACTTTCAACTCTGGGGAAATTGTCTTGTGGCCCAGCTTTAGACTATCTCTGTCTGTTATACAAAGTACCGTAATCAAGGATCAGTGCCCTCAGGTGGCTAAAATTTTGCCCTTGAACTGTAATAATGTCCCTTGCTACCCTGGATGGCAGATGGAGAAGGGTGTCTGTTCCCACCCCTCTTTCTTCGACAGTTCTATTTGCAAGGTGTTTCTGGGGTCTGTCAGTGTGATTCAGATTGTTCGTTACCTCTACATTTGCCAGTTGTTGTCCCTGAAGGGCTTCCGGGGAACTGCATTCCACTGGGCTGCGATCTTTTCTTACCACTTGCTTCTGCCAGGTGCGAAGCCAGATTAAGTTGCAGTCACAGCGCCACTTGTTCCCAGTCAGATACAAAGTCGAGAGATACTTCAGTGACGACAGAGGCGACAGCGACTCCAAACTATTGTTCCTCAGGCTCAAGACCTCGAGTCTGCGTAGCCGTTTGAACGTTGAGCTGGTAATGTTCTCCAGGCACAGGTTTTCTAAGAACAGCTGCCTCAGAGAGCTGAGCTTCCTCCCAAAGGCGAGAGATGTCAGCTCCTGGATTGGGTTGCCACTGAGATAAAGGCTGGAGAGAGTGGCAGAGTTGCGGACGGCAAGCGGCACACTTTTCAGCCTGTTCCAGTCGAGGTAGAGGATGCGCATGTTGCCCGGGAGAGCTCTGGCTGACATGTTGGCAATAAGGTTAGCACTGAGGTGAAGTTTGCGTAGTTGCTGGAGACCACCAAGGGCCTGGTCTGAAAGTTCAGTCAACAGGTTGTGACTCAGGTCTAGCAGACTCAGTCGCTTCAGAGAGGAGAATGCACCTAGgcaaaagagacagtggaagtaAGAGCTGCCTTGAGCTGAGAGCTAATAACTCCATCCCACTTCTGCCCTCCCCAGGGTGGTAATGATGTGCAGGGCACATCTGTGAACTGCTTTCCAGCACAGGTGAAAAGTGCTTAAGCAACCAAGTGCTTAGGTCTAGGGTTCCTTCTCTGGGTGTGTGTTTATACTTGCTTGTGCTCAGATTAATGAATAAAGCTGTTGCTATATGGGAGGCCTATATGGGAGTGTGTTTGACAGAACTTTTGAGAACCAGACATCACATGGTGCTAGCAGTGGGATTTGAACATGGCACAACAGAAACTAGCCAACCATTTGGTCCTTGCAGAACTGTGACTTGAGATGCAGCATATAactat
This region includes:
- the LOC114605763 gene encoding leucine-rich repeat transmembrane protein FLRT3-like; its protein translation is MAQRWCVAFTLSLLWITASPELLDRSQCPIGCSCSFTDWFIRCSNASLSSLPAGIPQATVELDLQFNQLGSLLAASFPDLPELTTLFLGSNQVRRIEAGTFLGVKNLYHLHLDNNLLEEIPEGAFENLTNLVFLHLEHNRIAYLSPGAFSSLKRLSLLDLSHNLLTELSDQALGGLQQLRKLHLSANLIANMSARALPGNMRILYLDWNRLKSVPLAVRNSATLSSLYLSGNPIQELTSLAFGRKLSSLRQLFLENLCLENITSSTFKRLRRLEVLSLRNNSLESLSPLSSLKYLSTLYLTGNKWRCDCNLIWLRTWQKQVVRKDRSPVECSSPEALQGQQLANVELQKLTCPPFQTDSATTSSSTNAMPAIATLPGERLLLQAAMTLPITVFTTFVTSRMFSVAGTTTQNNPTSRPTTHETHYMLEKYDPCLSDHISSIHTRTKDHTALVVTWSFSGDHDQFEVRYTSSVDQHILRVIGPLTEIELHHLQPGTDYRVCVIPQNENLLECVAPTAQQCATGRTEAQVPAQHNLALGIGITTALLALMALALFAFYKWRIRPFQFQRYYDEDGLLSQRQGTAQSKLTTEPVYENLEEDNQHVYMTAASQWPQEKIDCTPVVPSRFSSTPAYASL